A genomic window from Salvelinus namaycush isolate Seneca chromosome 5, SaNama_1.0, whole genome shotgun sequence includes:
- the LOC120047580 gene encoding alpha-1,3-mannosyl-glycoprotein 2-beta-N-acetylglucosaminyltransferase-like, whose product MEVVWAMLRKRGSAILCGAFLFVAWNAIVVLYLWGRPLSGREEREMDGGRGGADLAGDLIHMAEAFEAELEMQRKILLQIQGHRSLWEQPNENGASRISPPQVVIPILVIACNRVTVKRCLDKLLEYRPSAELYPIIVSQDCGHAETAQVIGSYGSQVTHLKQPDLSDIAVRPEHKKFQGYYKISRHYRWALNQVFNSLSHSSVVIVEDDLEVAPDFFEYFRSLHPILKSDLSLWCVSAWNDNGRDGYVDPGKADLLYRTDFFPGLGWMMLKELWVELEPKWPGAFWDDWMRQPDQRRDRACIRPEISRTLTFGRKGVSLGQFYDKYLRYIKLNSEFVPFTKLDLAYLKEEKYKEIFEKQVYSAPLVKYEEVQQGQLKGAGPFCLHYSSKDGFKVLAKNLGVMEDLKSGVPRTGYRGVVSFLSRGRRIFLAPPPGWSKYDPTWS is encoded by the exons ATGGAAG TTGTTTGGGCCATGCTCCGTAAGAGAGGTTCTGCTATTCTCTGTGGTGCTTTTCTCTTTGTCGCCTGGAATGCCATCGTGGTCCTCTACCTGTGGGGCCGACCCCTGTCTGGtcgagaggagagggagatggatggaGGACGAGGAGGGGCTGATTTGGCTGGGGATTTGATCCACATGGCAGAAGCCTTTGAGGCAGAGCTTGAAATGCAGAGAAAAATCCTGCTTCAGATACAGGGTCATCGGTCACTATGGGAACAACCCAATGAGAACGGCGCCAGCAGAATTAGCCCCCCTCAAGTGGTCATTCCCATCTTGGTTATAGCCTGTAACAGGGTTACTGTCAAACGCTGCCTGGACAAACTCCTAGAGTACCGCCCCTCAGCTGAACTCTACCCAATTATAGTCAGCCAGGACTGTGGGCATGCAGAGACTGCACAGGTGATTGGTTCTTATGGCAGTCAGGTAACTCACCTGAAACAACCAGACCTGTCAGATATTGCCGTGAGACCAGAACACAAGAAGTTCCAGGGCTACTACAAAATCTCTAGGCACTATCGCTGGGCTCTCAACCAGGTGTTCAACTCCCTTTCACATTCCTCTGTTGTTATTGTGGAAGATGATTTGGAG GTGGCACCAGACTTCTTTGAGTACTTCAGGTCCCTTCACCCAATCCTGAAATCTGacctgtctctgtggtgtgtgtctgcCTGGAATGACAATGGTCGAGACGGCTACGTCGACCCTGGTAAAGCAGACCTCCTGTACAGGACAGACTTCTTCCCTGGGCTGGGCTGGATGATGCTCAAGGAACTCTGGGTAGAGCTGGAGCCCAAGTGGCCTGGTGCATTCTGGGATGACTGGATGCGTCAGCCAGATCAGCGCAGAGATCGAGCCTGTATTCGACCCGAAATATCCAGAACTTTAACCTTTGGACGGAAAGGTGTGAGCCTAGGCCAATTTTATGACAAATACCTACGCTACATTAAACTGAATAGTGAATTTGTGCCTTTCACCAAGCTAGATCTGGCTTACTTGAAGGAGGAGAAATACAAGGAGATCTTTGAGAAGCAGGTTTACAGTGCACCTTTGGTCAAATATGAAGAGGTCCAACAGGGACAGTTAAAAGGAGCGGGTCCATTTTGTCTGCACTACTCAAGTAAAGATGGTTTCAAAGTGTTGGCCAAAAACCTGGGCGTGATGGAGGACTTGAAGTCAGGGGTCCCACGGACAGGGTATCGGGGCGTGGTCAGTTTCCTGTCAAGGGGAAGGAGAATCTTCCTGGCACCCCCTCCGGGATGGAGCAAATATGACCCAACCTGGAGTTGA